In the Rhizobium sp. Pop5 genome, one interval contains:
- a CDS encoding sensor histidine kinase, whose protein sequence is MNSISTSSRARERFLEAILQSAIEYAIIALDLDSRVITWNEGARRILGWDETEIVGHPVAVIFTEEDRAAGIPQREMTAALTQGHGDDERWHLRKDGSLFWASGQMMALRSDDGELEGFVKILRDRTEQRENEERQRVLMHELSHRIKNTLAVVQAITNQSFRNAASIEAAEQSISSRIKAYANAHDILLQKNWLSAAVDTIIEATAVNLGVEPSRIKASGPAVSLNPQAALGFALVLHELVTNATKYGALSGDTGTVEIEWSVRKNVGDDRFNLHWQESGGPAVEAPKKKGFGSRLVNTSLSAFGDVSFDYAATGFKLDLEASLQKLQYQNCPDLEV, encoded by the coding sequence ATGAACTCCATTTCCACCTCCAGTCGCGCTCGGGAGCGCTTTCTCGAAGCAATCCTTCAGAGTGCCATCGAATATGCGATCATCGCCCTGGATCTCGACTCCCGAGTGATCACCTGGAATGAGGGTGCCCGCCGAATTCTCGGATGGGATGAGACCGAAATCGTCGGCCATCCCGTGGCCGTTATTTTCACTGAGGAAGACCGCGCGGCGGGCATTCCTCAACGGGAAATGACCGCCGCACTGACCCAGGGCCATGGAGATGATGAGCGCTGGCACCTTCGAAAGGACGGCTCGTTATTCTGGGCGTCGGGCCAGATGATGGCGTTGAGATCGGATGATGGCGAACTCGAAGGCTTCGTGAAGATCCTCAGGGATCGAACCGAGCAGCGGGAAAATGAGGAGCGACAGCGCGTCCTGATGCACGAACTTTCTCACCGCATCAAGAACACGCTGGCAGTCGTTCAGGCGATCACCAACCAGTCATTCCGGAACGCCGCCAGCATCGAAGCCGCGGAGCAGTCGATCTCGTCGCGCATCAAGGCATATGCAAACGCGCACGATATTTTGCTGCAGAAGAACTGGTTATCCGCAGCCGTCGATACGATCATCGAAGCGACCGCGGTGAATCTCGGCGTTGAACCGAGCCGCATCAAAGCAAGCGGTCCGGCAGTCAGCCTGAACCCGCAAGCGGCTCTTGGCTTCGCCCTCGTGCTGCATGAGCTTGTCACCAATGCGACAAAGTACGGGGCTCTATCAGGGGATACAGGAACTGTCGAGATCGAGTGGTCCGTGCGCAAAAATGTCGGCGACGATCGCTTCAATCTCCATTGGCAAGAGAGCGGTGGCCCAGCCGTGGAAGCCCCAAAGAAGAAGGGCTTCGGCTCCCGCTTGGTCAATACGAGCCTGTCCGCTTTCGGAGACGTCTCGTTTGACTACGCCGCAACCGGCTTCAAGCTCGACCTCGAGGCATCGCTTCAGAAACTGCAATATCAAAATTGTCCGGATCTTGAAGTATGA
- a CDS encoding DUF1007 family protein, translated as MNITINGKTLALAKPDILHGTYENGSLTLSFAQKPMAKTPLKGLIVFGVYDPTLYTALDFASDADLKISGEGFSGCTHKVVRPGSKEILSENQAMLTTMFFNDPVGTDYSQIVATRLEVRC; from the coding sequence ATGAACATCACGATCAATGGGAAAACACTCGCGCTTGCGAAGCCGGACATCCTGCATGGGACCTATGAGAACGGCTCCCTCACCCTGTCTTTCGCACAGAAGCCAATGGCCAAGACGCCGCTCAAAGGATTGATTGTTTTCGGCGTTTATGATCCGACACTCTATACTGCTCTCGATTTTGCCAGCGATGCCGATCTGAAAATCTCGGGCGAAGGCTTTAGCGGTTGCACTCACAAAGTCGTCAGGCCTGGCTCGAAAGAAATCCTTTCCGAAAATCAGGCGATGCTGACGACGATGTTCTTCAACGATCCAGTGGGCACAGACTACTCGCAGATTGTTGCGACCCGATTGGAAGTGCGCTGTTAA
- a CDS encoding IS30 family transposase: protein MKRTYSHIDLDERRKIARWRMTGLSVESIAEKLGRHRSTIFREIKRNTFIDNDVPDLNGYYCVTAHDIACDRRTKLRKLARFSDVRQSVIDRIVHGWSPQQIAGRMRLERHPISVSHETIYKFAYSPDGHAIKLWRHLPEHRARRRPRHARRKHGQRFSPELNILRRPDVVAERKQFGHWECDLIQFRKKFGKANVTSLVERVSRFAIFLRNNDRQSRPVMDGLVQALQALPHLARRSITFDRGTEFTDWPYLQASIGAQTWFCDPQSPWQKGTVENTNGRVRKWLSREVDPLSVTDADLIDVCNRLNDTPRKCLGYRTPAEVFRKKLLAQMRYAG, encoded by the coding sequence ATGAAACGGACCTACTCCCATATTGATCTGGATGAACGACGCAAGATCGCCCGGTGGCGAATGACTGGCCTGAGCGTTGAGAGTATTGCCGAGAAGCTCGGCCGGCATCGTTCGACGATCTTTCGGGAGATCAAACGCAACACGTTTATCGACAACGATGTTCCGGATCTCAACGGCTACTACTGCGTCACAGCGCATGATATCGCTTGTGACCGGCGTACGAAGCTGCGGAAGCTGGCGCGCTTCTCTGACGTCAGACAATCTGTCATCGACCGGATCGTACACGGCTGGTCGCCACAGCAGATTGCAGGACGCATGCGCCTGGAACGCCATCCGATCTCTGTCAGCCACGAGACGATCTACAAGTTCGCATATTCGCCCGACGGGCACGCCATCAAGCTGTGGCGGCACCTACCGGAGCATCGTGCGCGACGCCGACCACGACATGCCAGACGCAAGCATGGTCAACGGTTTAGCCCGGAACTCAACATCTTGCGGCGCCCCGATGTCGTTGCCGAGCGCAAGCAGTTTGGGCATTGGGAATGCGACCTGATCCAGTTTCGGAAAAAGTTCGGCAAGGCCAATGTGACGTCGCTGGTCGAACGAGTCAGCCGCTTCGCGATCTTCCTGCGCAACAATGACCGTCAGTCCCGTCCTGTCATGGACGGCCTTGTTCAAGCACTGCAGGCCCTGCCCCACCTTGCTCGCCGTTCCATCACCTTCGACCGGGGGACGGAGTTCACTGACTGGCCGTATCTGCAAGCCAGCATCGGCGCCCAAACCTGGTTTTGTGATCCGCAATCGCCCTGGCAAAAAGGCACCGTCGAGAACACCAATGGCCGGGTCCGGAAATGGCTTTCGAGAGAGGTCGATCCACTGTCCGTGACCGACGCCGACCTGATCGACGTCTGCAATCGGCTCAATGATACGCCACGCAAATGTCTTGGCTATCGAACGCCCGCAGAGGTCTTCCGCAAGAAACTGCTCGCCCAGATGCGGTATGCAGGTTAG
- a CDS encoding DUF1007 family protein → MSLANKRRHATMAISLLLLGMPTNTFAHPHIFVDAKFEAVAAPDGSLQELRDTWQFDEVFSSSVLLDYDKNRNNALDPAEVAAVAKTVRESLAQYNYVSSC, encoded by the coding sequence ATGAGCCTCGCGAACAAACGCCGCCACGCCACTATGGCAATTTCACTTCTCCTCCTCGGGATGCCGACTAACACGTTCGCCCATCCCCATATCTTCGTTGATGCGAAATTCGAGGCGGTCGCGGCGCCCGATGGAAGCCTCCAGGAGCTGCGCGACACATGGCAGTTCGATGAGGTGTTTTCGTCGTCAGTGCTGCTCGACTACGACAAGAACCGCAACAATGCCCTCGACCCTGCGGAAGTTGCTGCCGTCGCCAAAACAGTCCGGGAGTCGCTTGCGCAGTACAACTATGTGAGTTCATGCTGA
- a CDS encoding DUF6088 family protein — protein sequence MGHAERLPEGSALSAKSFLHLGNRAALDQALSRLAERGELVRAGRGIYMRPVKSRFGSRPPTVEQAVEAVAQQRGEVIVSNGAAAANALGLTSQVPVRSVYLTSGRSRTMTLGQQTVELKHVPRWQLALADRPAGVAVRALAWLGPERADEALSRIKRKLPPEAFGELVAAAPQFPTWLARSVGRAAHR from the coding sequence ATGGGACATGCTGAACGACTGCCGGAAGGATCCGCGCTTTCGGCAAAGAGTTTTTTGCATCTCGGAAATCGAGCCGCCCTGGATCAGGCTCTGTCGCGCCTGGCCGAGCGTGGCGAGCTCGTCCGGGCGGGCCGTGGTATCTATATGCGGCCCGTCAAAAGTCGCTTTGGCAGTCGGCCGCCGACGGTCGAACAGGCCGTAGAGGCGGTGGCGCAGCAGCGCGGTGAGGTCATCGTCTCGAATGGCGCCGCCGCGGCAAATGCCCTGGGCCTGACCTCCCAGGTCCCGGTCCGCTCCGTCTACCTGACATCCGGCCGTAGCCGGACGATGACCCTTGGACAGCAGACGGTCGAGCTCAAGCACGTGCCGCGCTGGCAATTGGCCTTGGCCGATCGACCTGCTGGCGTGGCGGTCCGCGCACTTGCATGGCTTGGGCCGGAGAGGGCCGATGAAGCACTGTCGCGGATCAAGCGAAAGCTGCCGCCGGAGGCGTTCGGCGAGCTGGTGGCGGCGGCTCCGCAGTTTCCGACCTGGCTTGCAAGAAGCGTAGGAAGGGCTGCGCATCGCTGA
- the sctJ gene encoding type III secretion system inner membrane ring lipoprotein SctJ, whose protein sequence is MNIMITSALARSPITSPARKVLPKAAMLALCLFLAACSQDVLTGLDQRDALDAQVLLERAGISVTMKSEKGGTYAIAAESADHARAIELLAGAGLPRQSFGNVAELFPGNGFLVTPYEQKARMSYAIEQQLAETLSGLDGVATARVHVVLPEENGRGLIKEKARAAAVLQYRPGANLNEIDMKSRSVLVNSIRDLSYEDVSVVVSPWSEVGAPAAPPATAASAPAATVTPAPAAAPFSMVQSALSAFKAPNLAVIGAIILAIGACLLLLLPQRKER, encoded by the coding sequence GTGAATATCATGATCACATCGGCCCTTGCGAGATCACCGATCACTTCGCCCGCGCGCAAAGTCCTTCCGAAGGCCGCCATGCTCGCCCTCTGCCTGTTCCTCGCCGCCTGCAGCCAGGACGTGCTGACGGGACTCGATCAGCGCGATGCGTTGGATGCTCAGGTCCTGCTCGAACGCGCCGGCATCTCCGTCACCATGAAGAGCGAAAAGGGCGGGACCTATGCGATCGCCGCTGAATCAGCCGATCATGCCCGGGCGATCGAGTTGCTGGCGGGCGCCGGTCTGCCGCGTCAGTCGTTCGGAAATGTCGCCGAACTCTTTCCCGGCAACGGCTTCCTTGTGACGCCTTACGAACAAAAAGCCCGGATGAGCTACGCCATCGAGCAGCAGCTTGCCGAAACGCTTTCGGGGCTTGACGGCGTGGCGACGGCGCGCGTCCATGTGGTGCTGCCGGAGGAAAACGGCCGCGGGCTCATCAAGGAAAAGGCGAGGGCGGCGGCCGTGTTGCAATATCGCCCCGGCGCCAATCTCAACGAGATCGACATGAAAAGCCGGTCCGTTCTGGTCAACAGCATCCGTGATCTCTCTTACGAAGATGTCTCGGTGGTGGTCAGCCCCTGGTCGGAGGTCGGCGCGCCGGCGGCCCCGCCGGCAACGGCAGCATCGGCCCCGGCGGCAACCGTGACGCCGGCACCCGCCGCAGCGCCATTCTCGATGGTGCAAAGCGCTCTCTCGGCTTTCAAGGCCCCCAATCTGGCCGTGATCGGCGCAATTATCCTCGCCATCGGGGCATGCCTGCTGCTGCTGTTGCCGCAGCGGAAGGAGCGCTGA
- the sctL gene encoding type III secretion system stator protein SctL, translating to MSSGFARHDRIIPAENFGQIREAAQILAAARQDAAQSQATLAAASEQAAQNGYRDGFEQGVRDAAARLAASLGKAEQEIANLDSWVEAVVLKSVGLILGSMEADERTRRLVRHAISQTAEAQEIALHVAPEDAAMIAQAIADIDHRITIETDPLMSAGEIVLETSAGRSQIGLKDQLATVIEALVHG from the coding sequence ATGAGCTCGGGATTTGCACGCCACGACCGCATCATTCCGGCGGAAAACTTCGGCCAGATCAGGGAGGCGGCGCAAATTCTGGCGGCTGCCCGCCAGGACGCCGCCCAATCCCAGGCCACACTTGCAGCCGCCAGCGAGCAGGCCGCCCAAAACGGCTATCGCGACGGGTTCGAACAGGGCGTTCGTGATGCCGCCGCACGGCTTGCCGCCTCGCTCGGAAAAGCCGAACAGGAGATTGCCAATCTCGACAGCTGGGTCGAGGCGGTGGTTCTGAAATCGGTCGGATTGATCCTCGGATCGATGGAGGCCGACGAACGCACCAGGCGATTGGTCCGCCACGCCATATCCCAGACCGCAGAGGCCCAGGAGATCGCCCTCCATGTCGCCCCCGAGGATGCCGCCATGATCGCCCAGGCAATTGCGGATATCGATCATCGCATCACTATCGAAACGGATCCGCTGATGTCTGCCGGCGAGATCGTCCTGGAGACATCGGCGGGACGAAGCCAGATCGGCTTGAAAGACCAGCTCGCCACCGTGATCGAGGCCCTCGTCCATGGCTGA
- a CDS encoding FliI/YscN family ATPase, translating into MADALLRMERTLEQTDVRRQSGRVTSVSGLLVRALIPSVRIGELCELHEPGRGRIGLADVVGIDGETALLSLHGETRGISQRTEIVPTGREPAISVGNFLLGAIVDAHGNVLRPSANPAGEDARFLQPLYGQPVNPLSRRPIRQPFTSGIAALDGLLTCGQGQRIGIFGAPGAGKSTLVSQIVANNKADVIVCALVGERGREVGEFVAGNMPEGVPSNVTLVVATSDRPALERFKAVMTATAIAEYFREQGKHVLLVIDSVTRMARALREVGLAAGEPPVRRGFPPSVFAVLPQIFERAGNSANGMMTAFYTVLVEGEEQDDPIAEETRSLLDGHIVLSDKIAKAGNFPAIDVLASRSRTMSAVVSESHRQAADRLRALLALYDEVELLIRVGEYRQGRDAAVDEAVAKHGLIQRFLFDGQGKPQPFGAIVEALEELVR; encoded by the coding sequence ATGGCTGACGCATTGCTTCGCATGGAGCGGACGCTCGAACAGACGGACGTGCGACGGCAGAGCGGCCGCGTGACGAGTGTTTCGGGCCTGCTGGTGCGGGCGCTCATCCCCTCGGTTCGGATCGGCGAGCTCTGCGAACTGCATGAGCCGGGCAGGGGCCGCATCGGCCTCGCCGATGTCGTCGGTATCGACGGCGAGACGGCACTTCTCTCGCTTCACGGCGAAACCCGCGGCATCTCCCAGCGCACGGAAATCGTCCCGACCGGCCGGGAGCCGGCGATCTCTGTCGGCAACTTCCTGCTCGGCGCGATCGTCGATGCGCACGGCAACGTCCTGCGTCCCTCCGCCAATCCGGCCGGCGAGGACGCGCGTTTCCTGCAGCCGCTCTACGGCCAGCCGGTCAACCCCTTGTCGCGCCGTCCCATCCGCCAGCCGTTCACCTCGGGAATTGCCGCCCTGGACGGATTGCTGACCTGCGGGCAGGGCCAGCGCATCGGTATTTTCGGCGCGCCTGGCGCCGGCAAGTCGACGCTGGTGTCCCAGATCGTCGCCAACAACAAGGCCGATGTGATCGTCTGCGCCCTGGTGGGCGAACGCGGACGCGAGGTCGGCGAATTCGTTGCCGGCAACATGCCGGAAGGCGTCCCCTCGAATGTGACGCTGGTTGTCGCCACATCCGACCGCCCGGCGCTGGAGCGGTTCAAGGCGGTGATGACGGCAACGGCGATCGCCGAATATTTTCGCGAGCAGGGAAAACACGTGCTGCTCGTCATCGACAGCGTCACCCGCATGGCCCGCGCCTTGCGCGAAGTGGGGCTTGCCGCCGGCGAACCGCCGGTGCGGCGCGGCTTTCCGCCTTCCGTATTCGCCGTCCTGCCGCAAATCTTCGAGCGTGCCGGCAACAGCGCAAACGGCATGATGACGGCTTTCTATACGGTGCTCGTCGAAGGCGAAGAGCAAGACGATCCGATTGCCGAAGAAACCAGATCGCTGCTGGACGGCCATATCGTGCTCTCCGACAAGATTGCCAAGGCAGGCAATTTTCCGGCGATCGATGTGCTGGCCAGCCGAAGCCGGACGATGAGCGCAGTGGTGAGCGAGAGCCATCGCCAGGCAGCCGACAGGCTGCGCGCCCTGCTTGCCCTCTATGACGAGGTGGAACTGCTGATCCGCGTCGGCGAATATCGCCAGGGGCGCGACGCAGCCGTCGACGAGGCCGTCGCCAAACACGGGCTCATCCAGCGCTTCCTGTTTGACGGCCAGGGCAAGCCGCAGCCGTTCGGCGCGATCGTCGAAGCGCTCGAGGAGCTTGTCCGATGA
- a CDS encoding FliM/FliN family flagellar motor switch protein, with amino-acid sequence MNIAAPAWPRSSMAGSFFSRSGTTMRAAWQIPVREQTLSVRPLSPDIAAARIADPVGILCRVGEREQTLIASAGALWLLAERLEPLLLWEKLSPHEQAAVVEHQFVEAFEEIENKIGISLSLLQIGAEPQPDFSGNFGFEIGWSGMSLPLSGRFDETFLAGLVGWASRLPRRTLNALTTAVNIRRGYAVLSVGQIKSLRLGDGIVIDGGAAETVVAITGERYLATCMRSDKGAVLTEPLLSTPTGPMRHFMTNDTVDQELQGEPRPSPVDSIPIKLVFDAGRLELPLRALETIGEGYVFNLDRPLSDAVDIIAQGRIIGRGEIISVDGLSAVRVTALHD; translated from the coding sequence ATGAATATCGCCGCGCCCGCATGGCCCCGCTCATCGATGGCCGGGAGCTTCTTTTCCCGTTCCGGCACGACGATGCGCGCCGCCTGGCAAATTCCGGTCCGGGAGCAGACGCTTTCCGTTCGCCCGCTGTCCCCCGATATCGCAGCCGCGCGGATTGCCGATCCAGTCGGCATTCTCTGCCGCGTCGGCGAACGGGAGCAGACGCTGATTGCGTCGGCCGGCGCATTGTGGTTGCTGGCCGAAAGGCTTGAACCGCTGCTCCTCTGGGAAAAACTGTCACCGCACGAACAGGCGGCGGTGGTCGAACATCAGTTCGTCGAGGCCTTCGAGGAAATCGAGAACAAGATCGGCATCAGCCTGTCGCTGCTGCAGATCGGTGCAGAGCCGCAGCCGGATTTCAGCGGCAATTTCGGCTTCGAAATCGGCTGGAGCGGCATGAGCCTGCCCTTGAGCGGCCGTTTCGATGAAACCTTCCTTGCCGGCCTCGTCGGCTGGGCAAGCCGCCTACCGCGCCGCACGCTCAATGCCCTGACGACGGCGGTCAACATCCGGCGCGGTTATGCCGTGCTGTCGGTCGGTCAGATCAAATCCCTGCGATTGGGGGACGGCATCGTCATCGATGGGGGGGCAGCGGAGACCGTGGTCGCGATCACGGGTGAACGTTACCTCGCAACCTGCATGCGCTCGGACAAAGGCGCGGTCCTCACCGAGCCGCTCCTGTCGACGCCAACCGGACCAATGAGGCATTTCATGACGAATGACACCGTCGATCAGGAATTGCAGGGCGAGCCGCGTCCGTCGCCTGTCGATAGCATCCCGATCAAGCTGGTCTTCGATGCCGGACGGCTGGAGTTGCCGCTGCGCGCACTCGAGACGATCGGCGAGGGCTATGTGTTCAACCTCGACAGGCCATTGTCGGACGCCGTCGATATCATCGCCCAGGGCCGCATTATCGGACGGGGCGAAATCATTTCCGTGGATGGGTTGAGCGCCGTTCGCGTCACGGCGCTGCACGACTGA